From the genome of archaeon CG10_big_fil_rev_8_21_14_0_10_43_11, one region includes:
- the lysS gene encoding lysine--tRNA ligase, whose product MAHEYDTLKNVEEQGITPYPYEFQVKHQLADVISQKKMKKTYHTAGRVKIVRDFGKLIFADLHSDGKRLQISLTRDNLGEEAHKQFKKTIVAGDIIQVTGTLFYTHKNELTLQVKKFKLLAKSLYDLASKWHGLKDPELRYRQRYRDMILNDNTTKLLLMRSAIVSQMRKTLEKKGFVEVETPILQPLYGGANAEPFKTHYHALKRDFYLRISPELYLKRLTVGGMERVFEIGRNFRNEGIDTSHSPEFSMLEAYQAYADYEDMIKLNEDLFTDILKNVLKKTTFTIKEQKVSFKPPFARITMIDAIKKYAGIDVNTMSEEDLKRVLKKEKIPIRPAFTWGWGVQDVFEHFVEPKLVQPTFVMRHPKETSPLCKPCEDDPRLIERFELFAAGRELSNAYTELNDPRIQEEFFAMQQELKKRGDKEAHEPDTDFVDALKYGLPPTGGIGMGIERLLMLLLENESIRDVMFFPMLKEKK is encoded by the coding sequence ATGGCGCACGAATATGACACGCTCAAAAATGTAGAAGAACAAGGCATCACACCTTACCCGTACGAGTTTCAGGTAAAACACCAACTTGCTGATGTGATTTCTCAAAAGAAGATGAAAAAAACATATCACACAGCAGGGCGTGTTAAGATTGTTCGCGATTTTGGAAAACTCATATTTGCAGATCTGCATTCTGATGGCAAGCGCCTCCAAATCAGTTTGACACGCGATAATCTTGGTGAAGAAGCGCACAAACAATTCAAAAAAACCATCGTAGCAGGAGACATTATTCAAGTAACCGGCACACTTTTTTATACACATAAAAATGAGCTCACACTGCAAGTCAAAAAATTTAAACTGCTTGCAAAATCGCTCTACGACCTCGCCTCAAAATGGCATGGGCTCAAAGACCCCGAACTTCGATACCGACAACGCTATCGCGACATGATACTTAATGATAACACCACAAAGCTCTTACTCATGCGAAGCGCAATTGTTTCTCAGATGCGAAAAACTCTTGAGAAAAAGGGATTTGTTGAAGTAGAAACACCTATTCTCCAACCCTTGTATGGGGGTGCAAATGCTGAACCATTCAAAACACATTATCACGCGCTCAAACGCGACTTCTACTTGCGCATCAGTCCTGAACTCTACTTGAAACGCTTAACAGTAGGGGGCATGGAGCGCGTGTTCGAGATTGGCAGAAACTTTCGAAATGAAGGCATTGACACCTCGCACAGCCCTGAATTTAGCATGCTTGAAGCATACCAAGCCTACGCTGACTATGAAGACATGATAAAACTCAACGAAGACTTGTTTACTGATATTCTCAAAAACGTGCTCAAAAAAACAACATTCACTATTAAAGAACAAAAAGTGAGCTTCAAACCACCTTTTGCGCGCATCACCATGATTGATGCAATCAAGAAATATGCCGGCATTGACGTCAACACGATGAGTGAAGAAGATTTGAAGCGCGTGCTCAAAAAAGAAAAAATTCCCATCAGACCCGCATTCACGTGGGGGTGGGGTGTGCAGGACGTGTTTGAACACTTTGTAGAACCAAAACTTGTGCAGCCCACGTTTGTTATGAGACACCCAAAAGAAACAAGTCCGCTCTGCAAACCCTGCGAAGATGATCCACGACTTATTGAACGATTTGAGCTGTTTGCGGCTGGACGAGAACTCTCAAACGCGTACACTGAACTCAATGACCCTCGAATTCAAGAAGAATTTTTTGCCATGCAGCAAGAGCTCAAAAAACGCGGCGACAAAGAAGCACACGAACCAGACACTGATTTTGTTGACGCACTCAAATACGGACTACCCCCCACTGGCGGGATTGGTATGGGTATTGAGCGCCTGCTCATGCTTCTTCTCGAAAATGAGAGCATTCGCGACGTCATGTTCTTTCCCATGCTCAAAGAAAAAAAGTAA
- a CDS encoding type II toxin-antitoxin system RelE/ParE family toxin, with the protein MFEIVWSDNAANNLRKLPRNISKRVYKKVDELKENPYSNAKKLAGTSFYRVRVGDYRVIFTIIKDKLAILILNVKHRKKVYKK; encoded by the coding sequence ATGTTTGAAATTGTTTGGTCAGATAATGCTGCTAATAACTTGAGAAAACTTCCAAGAAACATTAGCAAAAGAGTTTACAAAAAAGTTGATGAATTAAAGGAAAATCCTTATTCTAATGCTAAAAAGCTTGCTGGCACTTCTTTTTACCGGGTGCGGGTCGGAGATTACCGGGTTATTTTTACTATTATTAAGGATAAGCTTGCAATATTAATCCTTAACGTCAAGCACAGAAAAAAAGTTTACAAAAAATGA
- the argS gene encoding arginine--tRNA ligase has translation MSVEFGFNEATKLLAKPTGLKTKEVFALLETPPDQSLGNIAFPCFSLAKERKKSPMQIAMDIIHTLDVSKSALFIDAKPQGPYVNLFFDKAEFSKQVLSCISKEKSRFGFKKPNKKVVVLESPSPNTNKPLHIGHVRNMVLSESVSRILESQGYRVKPVNLNNDRGIHICKSMLAYQLWGKNKKPDKKSDHFVGDYYVLFSQKAKEHEELQKEAQDMLVKWENNDPEVRALWKKMNAWALDGFYETYKRFGLKFDKEYFESDIYERGKKLVLDGVKKGVFKKREDGAVIIDLGKPLGEKVLLRADGTSVYITQDLYLAKQKYADFHYDQSLYVVANEQDYHFKVLFEILNMLKLKAAKGVRHLSYGMIGLPTGRIKSREGTTVDADDLLDELAKKAQVELEKRKGITKKQMSVLSEKIGLGALRYYILKYSAHKDFVFKPDESISFEGETGPYLQYALVRAKRIEHKVGKKTAKPQMSALSNPESQALIHYLARFPFVVEESANRHSPHTIAEYAFLLASKFNAFYEKNSVLHARGGVQTARLKLVNAYVHVLSSCLSLLAIEPVEKM, from the coding sequence ATGAGTGTGGAATTTGGTTTTAATGAGGCTACAAAGCTCTTAGCAAAACCTACTGGTCTAAAAACAAAAGAGGTTTTTGCACTGCTCGAAACGCCACCAGACCAGTCTCTTGGAAATATCGCATTTCCGTGTTTTAGTTTAGCAAAAGAGCGCAAAAAAAGCCCTATGCAAATTGCAATGGACATTATTCATACTCTTGACGTGTCAAAGAGTGCATTGTTTATTGATGCAAAGCCCCAAGGCCCGTATGTGAATTTGTTTTTTGACAAAGCAGAATTTTCAAAACAAGTATTGTCCTGCATTTCAAAAGAGAAATCAAGATTCGGGTTTAAAAAACCAAACAAAAAAGTGGTTGTTCTTGAGTCGCCCTCGCCAAACACAAATAAGCCACTCCACATTGGCCACGTGCGAAACATGGTCTTAAGCGAATCAGTTTCCCGCATTCTTGAAAGCCAGGGTTATCGCGTCAAACCGGTGAATTTGAATAATGACCGGGGCATTCACATTTGCAAATCAATGCTTGCCTACCAGTTGTGGGGCAAGAATAAGAAGCCGGATAAGAAGTCAGACCACTTTGTTGGCGATTATTACGTCTTGTTTTCACAAAAAGCAAAAGAACATGAAGAACTGCAAAAAGAAGCTCAAGACATGCTTGTCAAATGGGAAAACAATGACCCTGAGGTTCGCGCGTTGTGGAAGAAAATGAATGCGTGGGCGCTTGACGGATTTTATGAAACATACAAACGCTTTGGCTTGAAGTTTGACAAAGAATATTTTGAAAGCGATATCTACGAACGTGGAAAAAAACTCGTTCTTGATGGGGTCAAAAAAGGCGTGTTCAAAAAGCGTGAGGATGGTGCAGTAATAATTGACCTTGGAAAACCATTGGGCGAAAAAGTGTTGTTGCGCGCAGATGGCACAAGCGTGTACATCACACAAGACCTGTATTTAGCAAAGCAAAAATATGCTGACTTTCATTATGACCAGTCGCTGTATGTGGTTGCAAATGAACAGGATTACCATTTCAAGGTTTTGTTTGAAATTCTCAACATGCTCAAACTCAAAGCAGCAAAAGGAGTGCGCCACTTAAGCTACGGCATGATTGGCCTGCCAACGGGCAGGATTAAATCACGTGAAGGAACAACTGTGGACGCAGACGACTTGCTTGACGAGCTTGCAAAAAAAGCGCAAGTCGAGCTTGAAAAGCGCAAAGGCATCACAAAAAAACAAATGAGCGTGCTCTCAGAAAAGATTGGTCTTGGCGCGCTTCGCTATTACATTCTCAAATACAGCGCGCACAAAGATTTCGTGTTCAAACCTGATGAGTCCATCTCGTTTGAAGGCGAGACTGGACCATACTTGCAGTACGCGCTTGTTCGCGCAAAACGTATTGAGCACAAAGTGGGCAAAAAAACAGCAAAGCCTCAAATGAGTGCGCTTTCAAATCCTGAAAGCCAGGCGCTTATTCACTATCTTGCGCGTTTTCCGTTTGTAGTTGAGGAGTCTGCAAACCGGCATTCTCCTCATACTATAGCTGAATACGCGTTTTTACTTGCATCAAAGTTTAACGCGTTCTACGAAAAAAACAGCGTGCTTCACGCGCGTGGTGGCGTTCAAACTGCGCGTTTAAAGCTGGTAAACGCGTACGTACACGTGCTCTCATCCTGCTTGTCTTTACTTGCTATTGAACCTGTTGAGAAAATGTGA